TAGGGTGAATCGCGAGGCCCTGCGGATTGCGATGGCCATAACTCCAGATCTCCGGCTTCGCGCCGGCCTTGCCCACGAACGGATTGTCGGGCGGCACGCGGCCGTCGTCGAACAGGCGAATGACTTTGCCATGATGGTTCGACAGGTCCTGCGCCGGATGCTTCTCGAGATCACCACTGGGCGGCGCCTGACGCTCGCCAACAGTGATGAACATCATGCCGCTCTTGTCGAACGCGATGCGGGAGCCGAAGTGGCCCGGCGCACCCTTCGTGTCGGCCACGAAGATTTCCTTGGCGTCGACCAACGCGTTGTTCTCGAAGCGACCACGCACGACGGCTGTCGTGGCCGCCCCGCCACCCGTGGGCTTGGAGAAGCTGAGGTAGATCAGCTTATTGGTGGCGAAATTCGGATGCGCGACCACGTCGAGCAGTCCACCCTGACCGCGGTACACCACTTCCGGCACGCCGGTCACCGGCGTCGGCAGCAGCTTCCCGGCGCGGACGATGCGGAGACGGCCGGGACGCTCGGTCACAAGCATGTCGCCGCCGGGGAGGAACGCCATCGACCACGGCTGCACGAGACCATCGGCCACGGTTACCAGACGGTAGTCGTGCGCCGACGACTTGTAAACGGGCGACTGCGCGA
This genomic window from Gemmatimonas sp. contains:
- a CDS encoding PQQ-dependent sugar dehydrogenase, translating into MVRRTFLLAAAASALCAVPAIAQSPVYKSSAHDYRLVTVADGLVQPWSMAFLPGGDMLVTERPGRLRIVRAGKLLPTPVTGVPEVVYRGQGGLLDVVAHPNFATNKLIYLSFSKPTGGGAATTAVVRGRFENNALVDAKEIFVADTKGAPGHFGSRIAFDKSGMMFITVGERQAPPSGDLEKHPAQDLSNHHGKVIRLFDDGRVPPDNPFVGKAGAKPEIWSYGHRNPQGLAIHPTTGDVWATEHGPQGGDELNLVQKGLNYGWPVVGFGVNYGPGVAIHAGTMKAGMENAKNVWVPSIATSSLMIYTGDKFPAWKGSFFVGGLAGQRIVRLTYDGKVFNVEDNLVRNQGRIRDVRQGPDGFIYFSIDDQQQKPSAVMRMEPVARR